From Vallitalea longa, the proteins below share one genomic window:
- a CDS encoding HAD family hydrolase: protein MLTNIKAVLFDLDGTLVDSMWLWKSIDIEYLGRYNIELPEKLEDKIEGMSFTETANYFKETFNIPESIEEIKKTWNDMAWDYYVNKVGLKNGIMEFLEYLIKNNITIGIGSSNSIDLVNVVLKKYNMIDYFTTIRTSCEVDRGKPFPDIYLKVAEDLKVKPEECLVFEDIPKGIIAGKDAGMKVCAIYDDYSKSLDDEKRRLADYYIKDYNELLSIFGKVQEA from the coding sequence ATGTTAACAAATATAAAAGCCGTATTATTTGATTTAGACGGAACCTTGGTTGATTCAATGTGGCTTTGGAAATCAATTGATATAGAATATCTCGGTAGATACAATATAGAATTACCAGAAAAACTAGAAGACAAGATAGAAGGAATGAGCTTTACGGAAACGGCGAACTACTTTAAGGAAACCTTTAATATACCGGAATCGATAGAAGAGATAAAAAAGACTTGGAATGATATGGCATGGGATTATTATGTTAATAAGGTTGGATTGAAAAATGGCATTATGGAATTTCTTGAGTATCTGATAAAAAACAATATTACAATAGGTATTGGTTCAAGTAATTCAATAGACCTTGTTAATGTGGTATTGAAGAAGTATAATATGATTGACTATTTTACAACAATAAGAACATCATGTGAAGTAGATAGGGGTAAACCTTTTCCAGATATATATTTGAAAGTTGCAGAAGATTTGAAGGTGAAACCTGAAGAATGTCTTGTTTTTGAAGATATACCTAAAGGAATTATAGCCGGAAAAGATGCAGGAATGAAAGTATGTGCAATATATGATGATTATTCCAAGAGTTTGGATGATGAAAAGAGAAGATTAGCAGATTATTATATAAAAGATTATAATGAACTATTATCAATCTTTGGCAAAGTTCAAGAAGCTTAA
- a CDS encoding RsmF rRNA methyltransferase first C-terminal domain-containing protein, which yields MILPEIYLARMKELLKDEYNDYITSFDKERYYGLRINNLKIDTTDFVKLSPFNLDKIHWTSNGYYYGNNDKPSKHPYYYAGLYYLQEPSAMTPAELFKIDLNDKVLDLCAAPGGKSTELGAKLKGTGVLVCNDISASRAKALLKNIELSGISNSLVLSETPEKLSSYFPEYFDKILIDAPCSGEGMFRKDTSMIKNWSEESVKNYSNIQRTILPHAASMLKSGGYMMYSTCTFSPEENEQTISRFLNDHKEFELVDLPDFKGFDRGRSEYAFGYEYDFSKAVRLWPHKIKGEGHFVALLYKKDEASSYRCKIYNSNIKEKDIELFSKFKKEFLNIDFDIKRLSIIKDKLYYMPDEIPSLKGLRLLRTGLYLGDIKKNRFEPSQALASSLKIKQFNNVIDLEVNDDKVIRYLKGETLQLQGMNGWNLICVDNYPLGFAKKSNNLLKNKYYSGWRWM from the coding sequence TTGATTTTACCTGAAATATATTTAGCTAGAATGAAAGAATTATTAAAAGATGAATATAATGATTATATTACATCTTTTGATAAAGAACGTTATTATGGTCTACGAATAAATAATCTTAAAATAGATACTACTGATTTTGTAAAACTTTCCCCTTTCAATTTAGATAAAATTCATTGGACTTCCAATGGATATTATTATGGAAATAATGATAAACCTTCAAAACACCCATATTATTATGCTGGACTTTATTATTTACAAGAACCTAGTGCAATGACTCCAGCAGAATTATTCAAAATAGACCTAAATGATAAAGTACTTGATTTATGTGCTGCACCAGGAGGTAAAAGTACGGAACTAGGTGCAAAGTTAAAAGGTACAGGGGTCCTTGTATGTAATGATATAAGTGCTTCTAGAGCCAAAGCATTACTTAAAAACATTGAATTATCAGGAATAAGTAATAGTTTGGTACTTAGCGAAACTCCAGAGAAATTGAGCAGTTATTTTCCTGAGTATTTTGATAAAATATTAATAGATGCTCCTTGTTCAGGGGAAGGGATGTTTCGTAAAGATACTTCAATGATAAAAAATTGGAGCGAAGAATCAGTAAAGAATTATAGTAATATTCAGCGAACCATTCTTCCACATGCGGCAAGCATGTTAAAATCAGGTGGTTATATGATGTATTCTACTTGTACATTCTCACCTGAGGAAAATGAACAAACAATCAGTCGTTTCCTAAATGATCACAAAGAATTTGAATTGGTTGATCTACCTGATTTTAAAGGATTCGATAGAGGTAGATCTGAATATGCTTTTGGTTATGAGTATGATTTTAGTAAAGCAGTTAGATTATGGCCACACAAGATTAAAGGTGAGGGCCATTTTGTTGCGCTATTGTATAAGAAGGATGAAGCTTCTAGTTATAGATGTAAAATATATAATAGTAATATAAAAGAAAAAGACATCGAGTTATTTAGTAAGTTTAAAAAAGAATTTCTGAATATTGATTTTGACATTAAAAGGTTGAGCATAATAAAAGATAAATTATACTATATGCCAGATGAGATACCAAGTTTAAAAGGTCTTCGTTTGTTAAGGACAGGTCTATATCTAGGAGATATCAAGAAAAATAGATTTGAACCATCACAAGCTTTAGCTTCTTCATTAAAAATCAAACAATTTAATAATGTTATTGATTTAGAGGTTAATGATGATAAAGTCATAAGATACCTAAAAGGTGAAACATTACAATTACAAGGAATGAATGGATGGAATTTAATTTGTGTAGACAATTACCCTTTAGGTTTTGCCAAGAAATCAAATAATCTATTAAAGAATAAATATTATTCTGGTTGGAGATGGATGTAA
- a CDS encoding MetS family NSS transporter small subunit: MEFDSIIFCIFSILFLWGGFATCLRIALKNNKFEA, encoded by the coding sequence ATGGAATTCGATTCAATAATATTCTGCATATTTAGTATATTGTTTTTATGGGGCGGTTTTGCTACTTGCCTTAGAATTGCATTAAAAAACAATAAATTTGAGGCTTAG
- a CDS encoding metallophosphoesterase — MIYAIGDLHLGFSNDKPMNVFGKNWDKHYIKIKEDWERRVKDDDLVLVPGDISWAMKLEEAKKDIDFIKRLPGRKILVKGNHDYWWSSLNKVSTMYKELEFIQNNSIIYNDIAICGTRGWICPNKVKFTEDDEKLYYREVNRTKIALDNARKHADKIYVMTHFPPTNDKLEPSEFTKLYDEYNVDKVIYGHLHGKESFKMGLQGIRDDVEYILVSCDYLDFKLKIIDK, encoded by the coding sequence ATGATTTATGCAATAGGTGATTTGCATTTAGGTTTTAGTAATGATAAGCCTATGAATGTTTTTGGAAAAAATTGGGACAAACATTATATTAAGATTAAAGAGGATTGGGAAAGAAGAGTTAAAGATGACGATCTGGTATTGGTTCCTGGGGATATATCATGGGCTATGAAACTAGAAGAAGCAAAAAAAGATATTGATTTCATAAAAAGACTTCCGGGAAGAAAAATATTAGTAAAAGGTAATCATGATTATTGGTGGAGCTCTCTTAATAAAGTATCTACAATGTATAAAGAATTAGAGTTCATACAAAACAATAGTATAATCTATAACGATATAGCCATTTGTGGTACTAGAGGATGGATATGTCCTAATAAAGTTAAGTTTACCGAAGATGACGAAAAATTATATTATCGAGAAGTCAATCGTACTAAAATAGCTTTAGATAATGCAAGAAAACATGCTGATAAAATATATGTTATGACACATTTTCCACCTACAAATGACAAACTGGAACCATCTGAATTCACAAAATTATATGATGAGTATAACGTTGATAAGGTAATATATGGACATCTACACGGAAAAGAAAGTTTTAAGATGGGACTTCAAGGAATAAGAGATGATGTAGAGTATATATTAGTATCTTGTGATTATCTTGATTTTAAGTTGAAAATAATTGATAAATAA
- a CDS encoding M23 family metallopeptidase, producing the protein MKNTIFRLLIVIFIIAFFNSMLLEKLYNREDKLKYIQIKTMEEAERIAEFNVTDESIKEIKAYCDTNDIDFIEFFSSYMKYNNYEVDSVSYDYNEEYYQGVNDIDAVKKLYSMVLSDIQYFPIPKNKKDDSRNYWYCNSWLADRSYGGERKHYGTDIMDTENERGYFPIVSMTDGKVEKIGWLELGGWRIGIRAEHGGYFYYAHLDKYAKGIKKGSSVKAGDIIGYMGDSGYGEEGTCGKFEVHLHLGISLPIEYISDEFWINPYWILRYMEDSKITKSF; encoded by the coding sequence ATGAAAAATACTATATTTAGATTGTTGATTGTTATTTTTATTATTGCATTTTTTAATTCAATGCTACTAGAAAAATTATATAATAGAGAAGATAAATTAAAATATATACAGATTAAAACTATGGAAGAAGCAGAAAGAATTGCTGAATTTAATGTAACAGACGAATCGATTAAAGAAATAAAAGCGTATTGCGATACTAATGATATAGATTTTATTGAATTCTTTTCTTCATATATGAAGTATAATAATTATGAAGTCGATAGCGTTTCCTATGATTATAATGAAGAATATTATCAAGGTGTTAATGATATCGATGCAGTCAAAAAGTTATATAGTATGGTTTTATCTGATATTCAATATTTTCCTATACCAAAAAACAAAAAAGATGACTCAAGAAATTATTGGTATTGTAATTCTTGGTTGGCAGATAGGTCATATGGTGGTGAGAGAAAGCATTATGGGACAGATATCATGGATACTGAAAACGAAAGAGGATATTTTCCAATAGTCAGTATGACAGATGGTAAGGTTGAAAAGATAGGGTGGTTGGAACTTGGAGGTTGGAGAATAGGAATAAGAGCAGAACATGGAGGATATTTTTATTATGCTCATTTAGATAAATATGCAAAAGGTATTAAAAAAGGAAGCAGTGTAAAGGCTGGTGATATAATAGGCTATATGGGTGACAGTGGATATGGTGAAGAAGGTACATGTGGAAAATTTGAAGTTCACCTACACTTAGGAATTTCCTTGCCTATAGAATATATATCTGATGAATTTTGGATTAATCCATACTGGATTCTAAGATATATGGAAGATAGTAAAATTACTAAAAGTTTTTAG
- a CDS encoding response regulator transcription factor, with protein MEEINILVVEDEKEISELIKTNLEKEGFSVYQAYDGKIGLNMALTKDIQIVILDIMLPNMDGLEVCRQIRTKKNVPIIMLSAKSQDIDKIVGLSIGADDYICKPFNMMELNARIRSQLRRYLYLNDSNINKNNTIMVKDLMIDLESHEVSIGDEEIKLTPTEYDILVLLAKNIGKVFSSEKIFEEIWEDKYYETNNNVMVHIRNIREKLNDNSKDPRYIKTIWGVGYKIEK; from the coding sequence ATGGAAGAAATTAATATTTTAGTTGTAGAAGATGAAAAAGAAATATCTGAATTAATAAAAACCAATTTAGAAAAAGAAGGTTTTAGTGTATATCAGGCTTATGATGGGAAAATTGGGTTGAATATGGCATTAACTAAAGATATTCAAATAGTAATTTTGGATATCATGTTACCTAATATGGATGGATTAGAAGTATGTAGGCAGATTAGGACCAAAAAAAATGTCCCAATAATAATGTTGAGTGCAAAATCACAGGATATAGATAAGATAGTTGGACTTAGCATTGGAGCAGATGATTATATATGTAAGCCTTTCAATATGATGGAACTTAATGCCAGAATACGTTCACAACTCAGAAGATATCTATATCTTAACGATAGTAATATAAATAAGAATAATACAATTATGGTTAAAGATTTGATGATAGATCTAGAGAGCCATGAAGTTTCTATAGGAGATGAAGAAATTAAATTAACCCCTACAGAATACGATATATTAGTTTTATTAGCTAAAAATATTGGCAAGGTTTTTAGTAGTGAAAAAATATTTGAAGAAATATGGGAAGATAAATATTATGAAACCAACAATAATGTTATGGTTCATATAAGAAATATAAGGGAAAAGCTAAATGATAATTCTAAGGACCCAAGATATATAAAAACCATATGGGGAGTTGGATATAAAATTGAAAAATAG
- the rnhA gene encoding ribonuclease HI, with amino-acid sequence MKEINIYTDGACRGNPDGPGGYGVVLEYLDKSGDKHIKELSCGYKSTTNNRMELMGVLKALEALNKPCKVELYTDSQYIVNSFNKGWLDNWIKNNWKRGKNKKEDVKNVDLWKRIIDAMRNHEVAFNWVKGHASHPQNERCDFLATSAADGDNLVEDERL; translated from the coding sequence ATGAAAGAAATTAATATTTATACTGATGGAGCATGTAGAGGTAATCCTGATGGACCTGGAGGTTATGGTGTTGTTCTTGAATATTTAGATAAATCAGGAGATAAACATATAAAAGAATTATCGTGTGGATATAAAAGTACTACTAATAATAGAATGGAACTAATGGGGGTTCTCAAGGCATTAGAAGCCCTGAATAAGCCTTGTAAAGTTGAACTATATACCGATTCACAATATATAGTTAATTCTTTTAATAAAGGGTGGCTAGATAACTGGATTAAGAACAATTGGAAAAGAGGTAAAAATAAAAAAGAAGATGTCAAGAATGTAGATTTATGGAAAAGAATAATAGATGCAATGAGAAATCATGAAGTTGCTTTTAACTGGGTTAAGGGACATGCTTCTCATCCACAAAATGAAAGATGTGATTTTTTAGCAACCAGTGCGGCTGATGGCGATAATCTGGTTGAAGATGAAAGACTATAA
- a CDS encoding GTP pyrophosphokinase: protein MEIQLWRQILIPYQQAVEELKVKFASIVHENRRLGQYSPIEYVTGRVKKISNILEKAKKKNIPINQIEDKIDDIAGIRILCQFVEDIDKVVAIIRSRKDMEIKDEIDYISNTKKSGYRSYHIIVYYDVHTALGAKRIKAEIQIRTLSMNFWATIEHSLQYKYEHNIPEDIQERLMNAAEAAFKLDKEMSIIRNEIIKAQNLFQLKSSVIADILNNIQNLHKVCDDIKEVEHIQEEFYDLWDKGNFEQLDKFNKRLDMLAAGYKAQSLN, encoded by the coding sequence TTGGAAATTCAATTATGGAGGCAAATATTAATTCCATATCAACAGGCAGTAGAAGAGTTGAAAGTTAAATTTGCTAGTATAGTACATGAAAACAGAAGATTAGGACAGTATTCACCTATTGAATATGTTACTGGAAGAGTTAAAAAAATATCTAATATATTAGAAAAAGCTAAGAAAAAAAATATACCTATAAATCAAATTGAAGATAAGATAGATGATATAGCTGGTATAAGAATCCTTTGCCAATTTGTTGAAGATATCGATAAGGTAGTTGCTATAATAAGAAGCAGAAAAGATATGGAAATCAAAGATGAAATAGATTATATATCAAACACTAAGAAAAGTGGCTATAGAAGTTATCACATTATTGTATATTATGATGTTCATACAGCTCTTGGTGCTAAGAGAATAAAAGCTGAGATTCAGATAAGAACTTTATCTATGAATTTCTGGGCAACCATAGAACATTCATTACAGTATAAATATGAACACAACATTCCTGAAGATATTCAAGAAAGATTGATGAATGCAGCAGAAGCAGCGTTTAAATTAGATAAAGAGATGTCTATAATTAGGAATGAAATAATAAAAGCTCAGAATTTATTTCAATTAAAATCCAGTGTTATAGCTGATATACTTAATAATATACAGAATCTGCATAAAGTATGTGATGATATAAAAGAAGTGGAACATATTCAGGAAGAGTTTTATGATTTATGGGACAAAGGTAATTTTGAACAGCTTGATAAATTTAACAAGAGACTAGATATGCTAGCAGCTGGATACAAAGCTCAAAGTTTAAATTAA
- a CDS encoding YgiQ family radical SAM protein: MTKDYLPISRADMEKRGWKEVDFAFISGDAYVDHPSFGVAIISRYLEAYGYKVGIIPQPRWDTTEDITVFGRPRLGFLVTAGNIDSMVNHYSVAKKRRQKDAYTPGGVIGKRPDRATIVYANLIKRVYKDVPVILGGIEASLRRLAHYDYWNNKIKRSILLDSQADILLYGMGEKSIIELADALDSGIYVKDITYIKGIAYKAKNLDSVYDYIKLPSYQDINGDKKKYAESFMVQYNNTDFYNGKRLAEKYKDNEYIIQNPPSTPLSQSEMDSVYALPYMRDYHPVYEKDGGVPAIKEVKFSLISNRGCFGGCSFCALTFHQGRVVQTRSHKSIVDEAKDIIGDKDFKGYIHDVGGPTANFRHAACEKQLKYGACKDKQCLFPQPCNNLKVDHSDYLSLLRKLRELPKVKKVFVRSGIRFDYLMKDKDDTFFKELVQHHVSGQLKVAPEHISDKVLEKMGKPKVEIYNEFVKKYNNINKKLNKKQYLVPYLMSSHPGSDLKQAVELAVYLRDLGYMPEQVQDFYPTPSTLSTCMYYTELDPRTMEKVFVPKSPHEKAMQRALIQYRNPKNYRLVHEALILTGREDLIGYDKNCLIRPKINKGNYSSKRIDDSDISNTKKVKRKKKTIRNVHKKKNTR, encoded by the coding sequence ATGACTAAAGATTATTTGCCCATAAGTAGAGCAGACATGGAAAAAAGAGGTTGGAAAGAGGTAGATTTTGCTTTTATTAGTGGAGATGCATATGTAGATCATCCCTCTTTTGGAGTAGCTATAATAAGCAGATATTTGGAAGCTTATGGATATAAAGTAGGTATTATTCCACAACCACGATGGGATACGACAGAAGATATTACTGTTTTTGGAAGACCTAGATTAGGGTTTCTAGTAACAGCTGGTAATATTGATTCAATGGTTAATCATTATAGTGTTGCAAAAAAAAGAAGACAAAAAGATGCGTATACTCCAGGTGGAGTAATAGGTAAAAGACCTGATAGAGCAACAATCGTTTATGCTAATTTGATTAAAAGAGTATATAAAGATGTTCCCGTTATTTTAGGTGGAATAGAAGCCAGTTTGAGAAGACTAGCTCATTATGATTACTGGAACAATAAGATAAAACGTTCTATATTACTTGATTCACAAGCTGATATTTTATTATACGGCATGGGTGAAAAGTCTATTATTGAGTTAGCTGATGCTCTAGATAGTGGGATTTATGTTAAGGATATAACTTATATAAAAGGGATTGCATATAAGGCTAAGAATCTTGATAGTGTTTACGATTATATTAAATTACCATCATATCAAGATATTAACGGTGACAAGAAAAAATATGCAGAAAGTTTTATGGTTCAATATAACAATACTGATTTCTATAATGGAAAGAGATTAGCTGAAAAGTACAAAGATAATGAATATATCATTCAAAATCCTCCCTCAACGCCATTGAGTCAATCAGAGATGGATAGTGTTTATGCATTACCATATATGAGAGATTATCATCCTGTGTATGAAAAAGATGGAGGAGTCCCTGCGATAAAAGAAGTGAAATTTAGTTTGATCAGTAATAGAGGTTGTTTTGGAGGGTGTAGTTTTTGTGCTCTTACGTTTCATCAAGGGAGAGTTGTCCAGACTAGAAGCCATAAATCTATAGTCGATGAAGCCAAAGATATAATAGGGGACAAAGATTTTAAGGGATATATTCACGATGTAGGTGGACCTACTGCTAACTTTAGACATGCTGCATGTGAAAAACAATTAAAATATGGTGCATGTAAAGATAAACAATGTCTATTTCCTCAGCCTTGTAATAATTTAAAAGTAGACCATTCAGACTATCTAAGTCTACTAAGAAAATTAAGAGAATTACCTAAGGTTAAAAAAGTTTTTGTGCGTTCAGGAATTAGATTTGATTATCTTATGAAAGATAAAGATGATACTTTTTTCAAAGAATTAGTTCAACATCATGTGTCAGGACAATTAAAAGTTGCTCCAGAACATATATCTGATAAAGTTTTAGAAAAAATGGGAAAACCGAAGGTTGAGATATATAATGAGTTTGTAAAAAAATACAACAATATAAATAAGAAATTAAATAAAAAACAATACTTAGTTCCATACCTTATGTCAAGTCACCCAGGATCTGATTTAAAACAGGCAGTAGAACTTGCGGTTTATTTAAGAGATCTTGGATACATGCCAGAGCAGGTACAGGATTTTTATCCTACACCTTCAACTTTATCAACATGTATGTATTATACTGAGCTTGATCCTAGAACTATGGAAAAAGTATTCGTACCAAAGTCTCCACATGAAAAAGCTATGCAGAGAGCTCTTATTCAATATAGGAATCCTAAGAATTATAGACTTGTTCATGAAGCTTTGATTTTAACTGGAAGAGAAGATTTAATTGGGTATGATAAGAATTGTCTTATTAGACCAAAAATAAATAAAGGTAATTATAGTAGTAAAAGAATAGATGATAGCGATATTAGTAACACTAAGAAAGTTAAGAGAAAAAAGAAAACAATACGTAACGTTCATAAAAAGAAAAACACTAGGTAA
- a CDS encoding sensor histidine kinase, with protein sequence MKNRFLKSIRFKVVIICIESFLLSAATLYIIYQILYINRYKGFVRNVYDILMEYTTIQGLIIFTLVFLFIIYLLILVSRIIRYIDKISIGVNEIAKGNFDNKIDKISNDELGQLSKNINNMSDQIQNLIKQQQQITESKNYLITGLSHDLKTPLTSIYGYLELINNDKYKDEVELRYYTDIAFRKTIQLKNMIEQLFTYTKYNSSSMKINKVTINVKEMLNQLVVEYYPYFLKQNLECRLKFNEEKYEINADSDLLFRVFENLISNAVRYSGENSKYIDIKIESKGGKIYIHFINYDNMIPAYEQQFIFNRFYKIEQARDYDFNSSGLGLNIAKTIVELNNGKIGVVSKDNKTIFTVAFNKLIDK encoded by the coding sequence TTGAAAAATAGATTTCTCAAAAGTATTAGATTCAAAGTTGTTATTATCTGTATAGAAAGCTTTTTGTTGAGTGCTGCTACATTATATATTATATATCAAATCCTTTATATAAACAGATATAAAGGATTTGTAAGAAATGTATATGATATATTGATGGAATATACTACAATACAAGGATTGATTATTTTTACCTTGGTATTCTTGTTTATAATATATTTATTAATCTTGGTGTCTAGGATAATTAGATATATTGATAAAATATCTATAGGTGTCAATGAAATAGCAAAAGGTAATTTTGATAATAAAATAGACAAAATCTCCAATGATGAATTAGGACAGTTATCTAAAAATATCAATAATATGTCAGATCAGATACAGAATCTAATTAAACAACAACAGCAAATAACAGAAAGTAAGAACTACTTGATAACAGGTTTATCACATGATCTAAAAACACCTCTGACTTCAATATATGGATACCTGGAATTAATTAATAATGATAAGTATAAAGATGAAGTTGAGTTAAGATATTATACTGATATAGCTTTTAGGAAGACTATTCAATTGAAGAACATGATAGAACAATTATTTACCTATACTAAATACAATTCTTCAAGTATGAAAATAAATAAAGTCACTATTAATGTAAAAGAAATGCTTAATCAATTAGTAGTAGAATACTATCCTTATTTTCTAAAACAAAATCTGGAATGTAGATTGAAATTTAATGAAGAAAAATATGAAATAAATGCGGATAGTGATCTATTGTTTCGTGTTTTTGAAAATCTGATTTCCAATGCGGTAAGATATAGTGGAGAAAATAGTAAATATATTGATATTAAAATAGAATCAAAGGGTGGCAAAATATATATTCATTTCATTAATTATGATAATATGATACCTGCATATGAACAGCAGTTTATTTTTAATAGATTCTATAAAATTGAGCAAGCTAGAGATTATGACTTTAATAGTTCTGGTTTAGGTCTTAATATAGCCAAGACGATAGTGGAGTTAAATAATGGTAAAATAGGTGTAGTCAGTAAAGATAACAAGACTATATTTACAGTTGCATTTAACAAGTTGATAGATAAATAA
- a CDS encoding sodium-dependent transporter has protein sequence MAKREQWGSRVGFILAAIGSAVGLGNIWRFPYAVAENGGGAFLIPYFIALITAGIPILILEFGLGHKMRTSAPGIFGRINSKWQKLGWWQTMIAFAISIYYMAVIGWSLRYVLFAFDLSWGNDTKDFFFNSFLHGNGSAFNFTFHLDLLIPIILIWLINFGVIAFGVKKGIEKATKVFMPILFLAIVIITIRGLTLPGALDGLNYFFKPDFSKILDGRVWIAAYGQIFYSLSICFGIMLAYSSYLPKKSDIVNNAFITAFGNCSFSLLSGIAVFSILGNMALNNGKAVADVATDGVGLAFVVFPSAINGLPNFNQIFGVLFFLSLFFAGVSSSISIIETVISAVTDKFNIKRITALSIICSIGLVLSLVYATGAGLYVLDIADYFLNNYGVAVAGLIETILITWFFNIRSIKDYVNPISDFAIGNWWIVSIKYVTPLLLGVMTILKIIDDVTKPYGGYPTKALMIYGIGIMVMTVAVGFIISSLKGSKSFEASMKKRSEK, from the coding sequence ATGGCAAAAAGAGAGCAATGGGGATCTAGAGTTGGTTTTATATTAGCAGCTATAGGTTCAGCTGTAGGTTTAGGGAATATATGGAGATTTCCTTATGCAGTAGCAGAAAATGGTGGAGGAGCATTTCTTATACCGTATTTCATAGCATTAATTACAGCAGGTATTCCAATTCTCATATTAGAATTTGGTCTAGGTCACAAAATGAGAACATCTGCACCGGGTATATTCGGAAGAATTAACTCAAAATGGCAGAAACTCGGTTGGTGGCAAACCATGATAGCATTTGCTATTTCAATATATTATATGGCTGTAATAGGTTGGTCATTAAGGTATGTGTTATTTGCATTTGATCTATCTTGGGGTAATGATACGAAAGATTTTTTCTTTAATAGCTTTTTACATGGAAATGGCTCAGCTTTTAACTTTACTTTTCATCTTGACTTATTAATTCCAATAATATTGATTTGGTTAATTAACTTTGGTGTAATAGCTTTTGGAGTTAAAAAAGGAATTGAAAAAGCTACTAAAGTATTTATGCCAATTCTATTCTTGGCAATTGTAATTATTACAATTCGTGGATTAACATTACCAGGAGCTCTTGATGGACTTAATTATTTCTTCAAGCCTGATTTCAGTAAGATATTAGATGGTCGTGTATGGATTGCTGCATATGGACAAATATTCTATTCATTAAGTATATGTTTTGGTATAATGTTAGCTTATTCAAGTTACTTACCAAAAAAATCAGATATAGTAAATAATGCTTTTATTACTGCTTTCGGTAACTGCTCATTTAGTCTTTTATCTGGAATAGCTGTTTTCAGTATACTTGGGAATATGGCTTTAAATAATGGTAAAGCTGTTGCTGACGTTGCTACAGATGGTGTAGGATTGGCATTTGTTGTTTTCCCATCAGCAATAAATGGGTTACCTAATTTCAATCAAATATTTGGTGTATTATTCTTTTTATCCTTATTCTTTGCAGGTGTTTCATCAAGTATTTCAATTATTGAGACAGTAATTTCTGCTGTAACGGATAAATTTAATATCAAAAGAATTACCGCACTTTCAATTATTTGTAGTATAGGATTAGTATTATCCTTAGTCTATGCAACAGGTGCTGGATTATATGTACTTGACATTGCAGATTATTTCTTGAATAATTATGGTGTAGCTGTAGCAGGACTTATTGAAACAATATTGATTACATGGTTCTTTAACATTAGAAGTATCAAAGACTATGTTAATCCAATATCTGATTTTGCTATTGGTAATTGGTGGATTGTATCTATTAAATATGTTACACCATTATTACTTGGCGTAATGACAATACTTAAGATTATTGATGATGTTACTAAACCTTATGGAGGTTATCCAACAAAAGCACTCATGATATATGGAATTGGAATTATGGTTATGACAGTTGCTGTTGGTTTCATAATTTCATCCTTAAAAGGTTCTAAAAGTTTTGAAGCATCAATGAAAAAAAGGAGTGAAAAATAA